The following are from one region of the Salvelinus alpinus chromosome 16, SLU_Salpinus.1, whole genome shotgun sequence genome:
- the LOC139540727 gene encoding dynein regulatory complex protein 11 translates to MSHSTYNKLWADAQVELNSLLAQEFPAQPPRPEKDRVVFFQRLATLYVRYVQIFRQLEEAYDQVVHPQKRKVIRGVLDGVMGRVLELKNEMVEKEFSEYHYMDDVIQDLKLTPEDIEIPIPRYFLSERSKVLQERGNMLSNILNLMEVVERPKPVGVRALNLEEAIKIIQVSERARQGRLRAKFMREIQRDEERHRRAKDRDLGTAAIDTAVVRIQKVWKGYVQRKKTKREREEEMIFLGMAMEPRHTQPCPAMTAAQANEARRRGKQEEHEEDYQKSIVAITDKLREVEGPDMRETMKDQIRQWFIECHDATGTFPDYPEEEDGGSTLIFAEKTPQQLMEELSAKEEEDANKNAKGKEEKKDKGKKDKGKGGDEEEESGLKMLPSAFLGELEVGQKTFGEVWQNRTESKNFSQRHEAELIKEEKRKEIEVEIRLQVDELMRQELANWKLAVDKDKGGKAKGGAKKKKGSKSGKKKKKDKDLTADRNIESLYQELVEQGLLKQSDNVKLQDYLGDYSYLGTTLRQTDIEPMPSLSDVRQVIALYAVLPLGSQVVHEKAPLVKAILLAGPAGVGKKMLVHAICQETGANLFDLSPLNLAGKYPGKSGLAMVLHMVFKVARLMQPSVVWIGDTEKMFYKKVPKEEKELDPKRLKKDLPKILKSIKGEDRVLVVGTTHDPFNADLKSLCKVYSKIILIPRPDYASRYVMWRQLIKKNGGQVTAALDLSSLAKISDGYTQGHMVQVVRSILTERRVQQLAKRPLSAAEFVAPLAKIDPVFQDEEEALKNWYAKTPLGKKRAKAASGKEGEEEAPTKGGKDAKKKGKK, encoded by the exons ATGTCTCACAG TACATACAACAAACTGTGGGCTGATGCCCAGGTCGAGTTGAACTCCCTTCTGGCTCAGGAGTTCCCTGCTCAGCCTCCTCGCCCAGAGAAGGACCGAGTGGTGTTCTTCCAACGCCTGGCCACCCTCTACGTGCGCTACGTGCAGATCTTCAGGCAGCTGGAGGAGGCCTATGACCAGGTGGTTCATCCCCAGAAGAGGAAAGTGATCCGGGGGGTCCTGGATGGCGTGATGGGGCGGGTGCTGGAACTTAAGAATGAGATGGTGGAGAAAGAGTTCTCTGAGTACCATTACATGGACGATGTCATCCAGGACTTGAAGCTCACGCCT GAGGACATTGAGATCCCCATCCCTCGATATTTCCTCAGTGAACGCAGCAAGGTGTTGCAGGAGAGAGGGAATATGCTCTCCAACATCCTCAACCTCATGGAGGTAGTAGAGAGACCCAAG CCTGTAGGAGTGCGTGCACTGAACCTGGAGGAAGCCATAAAGATCATCCAGGTGTCAGAGAGGGCCCGCCAGGGTCGCCTGAGGGCCAAGTTCATGAGGGAGATCCAGCGCGATGAGGAAAGGCATAGGAGGGCCAAGGACAGGGACCTGGGGACAGCGGCCATCGACACAGCTGTGGTTCGCATCCAGAAG GTGTGGAAGGGTTATGTGCAGAGGAAAAAAacaaagagggagcgagaggaggagatgaTATTTTTGGGCATG GCCATGGAGCCCAGACACACTCAGCCCTGTCCTGCCATGACAGCTGCCCAGGCCAACGAGGCCCGTCGGAGGGGCAAGCAGGAGGAGCACGAGGAGGACTACCAGAAGTCCATTGTGGCCATCACAGACAAACTCAGAGAGGTGGAGGGGCCCGACATGAGGGAGACCATGAAGGACCAGATCAGACAGTGGTTCATCGAATGCCA TGATGCAACAGGAACTTTCCCTGACTAcccagaggaggaggatggaggctcGACTCTCATCTTTGCAGAGAAAACACCTCAACAG TTAATGGAGGAACTATCAGCAAAAGAGGAGGAGGACGCCAACAAAAACGCGAAAGGAAAGGAGGAAAAGAAGGACAAAGGGAAGAAAGACAAGGGAAAGGGAGGAGATGAG GAGGAGGAATCTGGGCTAAAGATGCTGCCATCTGCTTTCCTAGGAGAACTGGAAGTAGGACAGAAGACCTTTGGTG AGGTGTGGCAGAATCGTACCGAGTCCAAGAACTTCAGCCAGAGGCACGAGGCTGAGCTGatcaaggaggagaagaggaaggagattGAGGTGGAGATCAGGTTGCAG GTGGACGAGCTGATGAGGCAGGAGCTGGCTAACTGGAAACTGGCCGTGGATAAAGATAAGGGTGGCAAAGCCAAAGGAGGCGCAAAG AAAAAGAAAGGGTCGAAAAGTggaaagaagaaaaagaaagacAAAGATCTGACAGCTGATAG GAATATTGAGTCTCTGTATCAGGAATTGGTGGAACAGGGCTTGTTGAAACAATCGGATAACGTTAAACTGCAGGATTATTTAG GTGACTATAGCTATCTGGGGACGACGTTAAGACAAACTGACATTGAGCCCATGCCTTCGCTATCTGACGTGAGACAGGTTATAGCTCTGTACGCCGTCTTACCTTTAG GTTCTCAGGTGGTCCATGAGAAGGCTCCTCTGGTGAAGGCCATCCTGCTGGCAGGGCCCGCGGGCGTAGGCAAGAAGATGCTGGTCCATGCCATCTGCCAGGAGACGGGCGCCAACCTATTTGATCTGTCACCTCTGAACCTGGCAGGGAAATACCCCGGCAAGAGTGGCCTGGCCATGGTGCTCCACATGGTGTTCAAG GTTGCCAGACTGATGCAGCCATCAGTGGTGTGGATTGGAGATACAGAGAAAATGTTTTACAAGAAAGTACCGAAGGAGGAAAAAGAG TTAGATCCAAAACGCTTGAAGAAAGACTTGCCCAAGATCCTCAAATCTATCAAAGGGGAAGATCGTGTTCTAGTCGTGGGAACGACTCATGATCCATTCAATGCCGACCTCAAATCACTATGCAAGGTGTACAGCAAAATCATCCTCATTCCACGTCCCGACTACGCCTCACGATATG TCATGTGGAGGCAGTTGATCAAGAAGAACGGAGGACAGGTGACGGCTGCCCTGGACCTGAGCTCCTTGGCCAAGATCTCTGATGGCTACACGCAGGGTCATATGGTGCAGGTGGTGCGCAGCATACTGACGGAGCGCCGCGTCCAGCAGCTGGCCAAGAGACCCCTGAGCGCCGCCGAGTTTGTGGCCCCGCTGGCCAAGATCGACCCTGTGTTTCAGGACGAGGAGGAGGCCCTGAAG AATTGGTATGCTAAAACTCCTCTGGGTAAGAAGCGAGCCAAAGCTGCCtcaggaaaggagggagaggaggaggcaccGACAAAGGGAGGCAAAGATGCCAAGAAGAAAGGGAAGAAGTAA